In Macadamia integrifolia cultivar HAES 741 chromosome 5, SCU_Mint_v3, whole genome shotgun sequence, a single window of DNA contains:
- the LOC122079304 gene encoding putative pentatricopeptide repeat-containing protein At3g15130, translated as MRCFSMSPTMVECALQKLRNAKSCSFKAISSLTTLSDKNPIEELEIQYENSINLRHLSHVLDDCTSTYDFRMGMCVHTQLLKFHYCGFISLWNKLLSLYSRSGKIRCSCQLFETMPERDIVSFNTVISAYLSHDLNMVKILHLFFKMQEEDVKPNHITFSMLIRTCVRFANSLLIELLHAQAIGYGLSSNEFVGSSLVDGYAKQKRLEDGVRAFDEIAVLDLVSWNIMIDACISNNGQGHALRIFSRMQQEGVGFDGYTLTSITKACSEPGDLYLGLQLHGCMIKSGFVSETPVTNTLITMYSKCEEGMVSATQIFGTALAPNIISWTAILAGFMQNGQNEEAVGFYKRMLRVGMKENEFSFASILPVYSSLASLEQGRQIHTRIIKSHCGFDVSVQNALLDMYSKCASLADAQLVFMTMENHDVVSYTVMITGFGQHGKGREALSILEAMTIKGLKPDSVTLLGCLSACSHGGLVDEGLLVFKSMIDVHCVKPRMEHYACVVDILGRAGRLKEAEAFIENMEIKSDALVWEALLGACRIHGETELGEKSAAKIMELEPQSHRPYVLLANIYGDKGLWEDKGKVRQKLGASGLRKDAGRSWVAFQDTL; from the coding sequence ATGCGTTGTTTTTCTATGTCACCCACCATGGTTGAGTGCGCTCTGCAAAAGCTGCGCAACGCCAAATCATGTAGTTTCAAAGCGATTTCCAGCTTGACCACCCTTTCTGATAAGAACCCGATTGAAGAGCTTGAGATTCAATACGAGAACTCAATCAATTTGCGCCATTTAAGTCATGTCTTGGATGACTGCACAAGCACCTACGACTTCCGAATGGGCATGTGCGTCCATACCCAACTGCtaaaatttcattattgtgGCTTTATCTCCTTATGGAACAAGCTCCTCAGTCTTTACTCTCGGAGCGGGAAGATTCGATGTTCATGTCAACTGTTTGAAACAATGCCTGAAAGAGACATAGTTTCTTTTAATACAGTTATTTCGGCTTATTTAAGCCATGATCTTAATATGGTCAAAATCCTGCACCTTTTCTTCAAAATGCAAGAAGAAGATGTCAAGCCCAACCACATTACCTTCTCCATGTTAATCAGAACTTGTGTGCGCTTTGCTAATTCACTCTTGATAGAACTACTACATGCCCAAGCAATCGGATACGGTTTAAGTTCTAATGAGTTTGTTGGGAGCTCTTTGGTTGATGGATATGCAAAGCAAAAGAGGTTAGAAGATGGCGTACGTGCGTTCGATGAGATAGCGGTGTTGGATTTGGTCTCATGGAATATCATGATCGATGCCTGTATAAGTAACAATGGTCAAGGGCATGCTTTGCGAATCTTCTCTCGGATGCAACAGGAGGGTGTAGGATTTGATGGCTACACcttgacaagcatcacaaagGCCTGTTCAGAACCAGGAGACTTGTATCTGGGCTTGCAGCTTCATGGTTGCATGATAAAATCAGGGTTTGTTTCTGAAACACCAGTCACCAATACACTAATAACCATGTACTCTAAGTGTGAAGAAGGAATGGTGTCTGCTACCCAGATTTTTGGGACAGCTCTTGCACCCAACATTATCTCTTGGACTGCAATACTAGCTGGGTTCATGCAAAATGGGCAGAATGAAGAAGCAGTTGGGTTTTATAAAAGAATGCTGAGAGTAGGCATGAAGGAAAATGAGTTTAGTTTTGCTAGTATCCTCCCAGTTTACAGTAGTTTGGCAAGCCTCGAGCAAGGAAGGCAAATCCATACTAGGATCATCAAATCACATTGTGGTTTTGATGTATCAGTGCAGAATGCTCTTTTAGATATGTATTCCAAGTGTGCCAGCTTAGCAGATGCCCAGTTAGTGTTCATGACTATGGAAAACCATGACGTGGTATCATATACAGTGATGATTACAGGATTTGGTCAAcatgggaagggaagagaggCTCTTAGTATCCTTGAAGCAATGACAATTAAAGGATTGAAACCAGATAGTGTTACATTGCTTGGATGCCTATCTGCATGTAGCCATGGAGGGCTTGTAGATGAAGGGCTTCTAGTTTTTAAGTCCATGATTGATGTTCATTGTGTCAAGCCTAGAATGGAACATTATGCTTGTGTGGTCGACATCTTGGGTCGTGCAGGGAGATTGAAAGAAGCAGAGGCATTTATTGAAAATATGGAAATAAAATCAGATGCATTGGTATGGGAAGCATTGCTTGGTGCTTGTAGGATTCATGGAGAGACAGAACTGGGAGAAAAGTCAGCAGCAAAAATTATGGAATTAGAACCACAAAGCCATAGGCCATACGTACTTTTAGCAAATATATATGGTGACAAGGGATTGTGGGAGGACAAGGGCAAGGTGAGGCAGAAATTGGGTGCAAGTGGGTTGAGAAAGGACGCTGGGCGCAGTTGGGTGGCGTTCCAGGACACATTGTAG
- the LOC122079306 gene encoding thaumatin-like protein isoform X1: MGKYMRPLLALFCVAAFFAYISVEVSATTIAFYNKCEHPVWPGIQPSAGKPILARGGFKLNAKQAYSLRVPAAWSGRIWGRHECSFDASGKGSCATGDCGGSLYCNGLGGVPPATLAEITLGEEDFYDVSLVDGYNLAVSITPFRGKGKCSRAGCISDLNAMCPVGLQVKSHDKKVVACKSACFAFNSPRYCCTGSFGNPQTCKPTAYSKIFKAACPRAYSYAYDDPTSIATCSGGNYLVTFCPHH, encoded by the exons ATGGGGAAGTACATGAGGCCTCTCCTTGCTCTGTTCTGTGTTGCTGCCTTCTTTGCTTACATTTCAG TAGAGGTCTCAGCAACCACAATAGCATTCTACAACAAATGTGAACACCCAGTATGGCCTGGAATCCAACCTAGTGCAGGGAAACCCATTCTAGCAAGAGGTGGGTTTAAGCTAAATGCAAAGCAAGCCTACTCCCTCCGAGTCCCTGCAGCTTGGTCAGGCCGCATATGGGGTCGCCATGAGTGTTCCTTCGATGCCTCCGGCAAAGGCAGCTGCGCCACTGGCGATTGTGGTGGTTCTCTCTACTGTAATGGCCTAGGAGGAGTACCCCCTGCAACCCTTGCAGAGATAACACTTGGAGAAGAAGATTTCTATGATGTAAGCCTCGTTGATGGCTACAACCTTGCAGTCTCCATTACCCCATTTAGGGGAAAGGGGAAATGTAGCCGTGCGGGTTGTATTAGTGACCTGAACGCAATGTGCCCAGTTGGGTTGCAGGTGAAATCTCATGACAAGAAGGTTGTGGCTTGCAAGAGTGCTTGCTTTGCCTTCAACTCTCCAAGGTACTGCTGCACTGGAAGCTTTGGGAACCCACAGACATGTAAACCTACTGCGTATTCCAAGATCTTCAAAGCTGCTTGTCCTAGAGCGTATTCGTATGCTTATGATGATCCCACTAGCATAGCTACTTGCAGTGGTGGAAACTACTTGGTTACCTTCTGTCCTCACCATTAG
- the LOC122078937 gene encoding calcium-binding protein CML24-like, which translates to MTSENPTLKSPSLKSSVYLEDMEELERVFNRFDANSDGKISSTELGNVLNALGSESSPEEIQRMMTEIDTDGDGYIDLKEFTDFHRGVSNGGGDNVDEMKELKDAFDLYDKDQNGLISVSELHLVLKSLGEKCSVHDCSKMISSVDADGDGNVNFEEFKSMMTNGKASSH; encoded by the coding sequence ATGACTTCTGAAAACCCAACCCTCAAATCCCCGAGCCTCAAATCTTCTGTTTACCTGGAGGATATGGAAGAGCTTGAAAGAGTATTCAATCGATTCGATGCGAATAGTGATGGAAAGATCTCATCAACGGAGCTCGGTAACGTTCTCAATGCCCTCGGCTCTGAATCTTCGCCGGAGGAAATCCAACGTATGATGACAGAGATTGATACCGATGGCGATGGCTATATTGATCTCAAAGAGTTCACCGATTTTCACCGCGGAGTTTCCAATGGCGGTGGAGACAACGTTGATGAGATGAAAGAGTTGAAAGATGCTTTCGATTTGTATGATAAGGATCAGAATGGGTTGATATCGGTGTCAGAGCTTCATCTGGTGTTGAAGAGTTTAGGGGAGAAGTGTTCCGTTCACGACTGTTCCAAGATGATTAGCTCAGTTGATGCAGACGGTGATGGCAACGTTAATTTCGAGGAATTCAAATCGATGATGACTAATGGCAAGGCTTCTTCTCATTAG
- the LOC122079305 gene encoding protein ESMERALDA 1-like isoform X1 yields the protein MAGLPDSNGYIYVEANGGLNQQRTSICNAVAVAGYLNATLVIPYFHFHSIWRDPSKFNDIYDEDHFISTLKNVVRVVDKIPEYIMERFDHNLSNVYNFKVKAWSPIRYYRDAVLPKLLDEQVIRISPFANRLSFDVPPAVQRFRCLANYEALQFSNPIATLANSLVAKMKERSANNNGKYVAVHLRFEEDMVAFSCCVFDGGDEEKKDMNAARERGWRGKFTKRGRVIRPGAIRISGKCPLTPLEVGLMLRGMGFDNSTSIYLASGKIYNSEKNMAPLLEMFPLLQTKDTLASVEELAPFKNYSSRMAAIDYTVCLHSEAFVTTQGGNFPHFLMGHRRYLYGGHSKTIKPDKKKLTLILDNPNIGWKSFKRQVLSMRSHSDAKGIQLKRPNDSLYSFPCPDCMCRVNKPERHRSLSAP from the exons GTTTACCTGATTCAAACGGTTACATATATGTGGAGGCAAATGGTGGCTTGAATCAGCAAAGGACATCG ATATGCAATGCAGTTGCTGTGGCAGGTTATTTGAATGCAACACTTGTAATCCCATACTTCCATTTCCATAGCATCTGGAGGGATCCAAG CAAATTCAATGACATCTATGATGAGGATCACTTCATTAGTACCTTGAAAAATGTTGTACGGGTGGTTGATAAGATACCAGAATACATAATGGAACGATTTGACCACAACTTGAGTAATGTTTATAACTTCAAAGTGAAGGCTTGGTCACCCATTCGATACTATAGGGATGCAGTTCTTCCAAAGCTACTTGACGAACA GGTCATCAGGATTTCTCCTTTTGCAAATCGATTGTCCTTTGATGTTCCTCCAGCAGTACAACGTTTTAGATGCTTGGCAAATTATGAAGCTTTACAGTTTTCAAATCCTATAGCAACTTTGGCAAACAGTTTGGTTGCAAAAATGAAAGAACGCAGTGCAAACAATAATGGAAAATATGTTGCTGTTCATCTACGCTTTGAGGAG GATATGGTTGCTTTCTCTTGCTGTGTATTTGATGGTGGAGACGAAGAGAAAAAGGACATGAATGCCGCTAGAGAAAGAGGTTGGAGGGGAAAGTTTACTAAACGTGGTCGTGTTATAAGGCCTGGAGCAATCAGGATCAGCGGGAAATGTCCCCTTACTCCCTTGGAG GTTGGATTGATGCTCAGGGGCATGGGTTTCGATAATAGCACATCTATTTATTTGGCATCTGGAAAGATATACAATTCTGAAAAAAACATGGCCCCTCTTCTGGAGATGTTTCCACTCTTGCAGACTAAAGACACACTAGCTTCAGTTGAGGAACTTGCTCCATTTAAG AATTACTCTTCCAGGATGGCTGCTATAGACTACACTGTCTGTCTCCACAGTGAGGCATTTGTGACAACTCAAGGtggaaatttcccacattttcTAATGGGCCACCGGAGATATTTGTATGGTGGACACTCCAAGACAATCAAGCCTGATAAGAAGAAGCTAACATTAATATTAGATAACCCAAACATCGG GTGGAAGTCCTTCAAACGTCAAGTGCTGAGCATGCGCTCACACAGTGATGCAAAGGGAATTCAGCTCAAAAGACCGAATGACTCCCTATATTCCTTTCCGTGTCCAGATTGCATGTGTCGCGTAAACAAGCCAGAACGTCACAGATCCTTATCAGCTCCTTGA
- the LOC122079303 gene encoding pentatricopeptide repeat-containing protein At3g18020, translating into MIAVLAATLRTRKKDPLAQKSITRSLSFYFTQPKTPQQRSTHPSPRVHKKEEEVVAEEEEEESISNRNHWTRRIHSLCTAKRNVDEALRLLDRLRLRGYRPDSLNLSSIIHALCDSNRFSEAHHRLLFIASDCVPDERTCNVLIACLLDARTPKHTLQVVHGLLTVKPAFVPSLINYNRLIDQLCSISQPSEAHRLFFDMKSRGHSPNIVTYTALIHGYSRVGQLDVARKLFDEMVDNDILPNSLTYSVLLEGVLRKRKVEEGMELMQELWVKMVDEEDPSVNNAAFANLIDSLCREGFFHLVFKIAEEMPQGKSVNEEFAYGKMIDSLCRARRHHGASRIVYIMKRRGFVPSLLLYNSIIHGLSKEGGCMRAYQLYHEGIEFGYVPSEPTYKVLVESLCQEANLCKAKNLLQFMLNREGVNRTRIYNIFLGALCLMKNSSELLNILVSMLQMNCQPDVITLNTIINGFCKMGKVEEAMKVLHDMMMGSLCAPDAVTFTTIISGLLNDGRTQEALDMLHKKMPEKGLCPGVVTYNAVLQGLCKLHKVDEAVGIFNVMISNGVIADCTTYTIIIEGLCRSNRIEEAKRFWENVIWPSGTHDDFVYAAILKGLCTSGKLDEACNFLYELVDCGVAPNIVNYNILIDNACKLGLKRDAYQIMGEMRKNGITPDAVTWRILEKLHGITRKKFLADDHMLTSEEVA; encoded by the coding sequence ATGATAGCCGTCCTTGCTGCTACTCtaagaacaagaaagaaagaccCTCTTGCTCAGAAAAGCATCACTAGATCGCTTTCTTTCTACTTCACCCAACCCAAAACACCTCAACAACGAAGCACTCATCCTAGTCCTCGTGTtcataaaaaagaagaggaggtagtagcagaagaagaagaagaagagagcatAAGCAATAGGAACCATTGGACCAGAAGGATTCACAGCCTCTGCACTGCTAAACGTAACGTAGACGAAGCTCTTCGCCTTCTTGATCGTCTCCGTCTCCGGGGATATCGTCCTGATTCCCTCAACCTCAGCAGTATAATTCACGCCCTCTGCGACTCCAATCGTTTCTCTGAAGCCCATCACCGCCTTCTCTTCATCGCTTCCGATTGTGTCCCCGATGAACGCACTTGCAATGTCCTCATTGCTTGCCTCCTTGATGCCCGAACTCCCAAACACACCTTGCAAGTTGTACATGGCTTGCTTACAGTGAAGCCCGCTTTTGTCCCCTCTTTGATCAATTACAACCGCCTCATTGATCAGCTATGCTCCATATCACAACCAAGCGAAGCTCACCGGTTGTTCTTCGACATGAAAAGCCGTGGGCACTCTCCAAACATCGTCACCTATACCGCTCTTATCCATGGTTACTCAAGAGTTGGCCAGTTGGACGTTGCTCGGAAGTTGTTCGATGAAATGGTTGATAATGACATCCTGCCTAACTCACTCACTTACAGTGTCTTGCTGGAAGGAGTTCTTCGAAAGCGCAAGGTTGAGGAGGGTATGGAATTGATGCAGGAGCTTTGGGTGAAGATGGTTGATGAGGAGGACCCTTCTGTCAACAATGCAGCTTTTGCTAATCTCATTGATTCTCTGTGTCGAGAAGGTTTCTTTCATTTGGTTTTTAAGATAGCAGAAGAGATGCCTCAAGGGAAGAGTGTTAATGAGGAATTTGCTTACGGGAAGATGATAGATTCACTTTGCAGAGCTCGGCGGCATCATGGGGCATCGAGGATTGTGTACATAATGAAAAGAAGGGGGTTTGTTCCAAGCTTGCTCTTATACAATTCAATAATCCATGGTTTGAGCAAGGAAGGAGGCTGTATGAGGGCTTATCAGTTGTATCATGAAGGAATTGAATTTGGGTACGTGCCATCAGAGCCTACTTACAAGGTCCTCGTAGAGAGTCTATGCCAAGAAGCCAATCTCTGCAAGGCTAAGAACCTCCTTCAATTTATGCTAAATAGGGAAGGTGTTAACAGGACTAGAATCTACAATATATTCTTGGGAGCTCTCTGTCTTATGAAAAATTCCAGTGAGCTTCTAAACATACTAGTCTCCATGCTTCAGATGAATTGCCAGCCTGATGTGATTACCCTCAACACCATTATTAATGGTTTCTGCAAGATGGGAAAAGTTGAAGAGGCCATGAAGGtactacatgacatgatgatgGGAAGTCTTTGTGCTCCAGATGCTGTGACCTTCACTACAATTATTTCTGGTCTATTGAATGATGGAAGAACCCAAGAAGCCCTTGATATGTTGCATAAAAAAATGCCCGAAAAGGGTCTTTGCCCTGGTGTTGTGACTTATAATGCTGTTCTTCAAGGGCTATGTAAACTTCATAAGGTCGATGAAGCTGTGGGGATTTTCAATGTCATGATTAGTAATGGAGTAATAGCTGATTGTACAACTTACACCATAATTATTGAGGGGTTATGCAGATCTAACCGCATAGAAGAGGCTAAGAGGTTTTGGGAGAATGTTATTTGGCCCTCAGGGACACATGATGATTTTGTCTATGCAGCAATCCTCAAAGGTCTATGCACTTCAGGAAAGCTGGATGAGGCATGTAATTTCTTATATGAACTGGTAGATTGTGGGGTGGCTCCAAATATTGTGAATTACAACATTCTAATTGACAATGCATGCAAGTTGGGTTTGAAGAGAGATGCTTACCAAATAATGGGAGAGATGAGAAAAAATGGTATAACACCAGATGCTGTCACATGGAGGATTCTAGAGAAGTTGCATGGGATTACTAGGAAGAAATTCCTTGCTGATGATCATATGTTAACATCTGAAGAGGTTGCATGA
- the LOC122079306 gene encoding thaumatin-like protein isoform X2, producing MGKYMRPLLALFCVAAFFAYISEVSATTIAFYNKCEHPVWPGIQPSAGKPILARGGFKLNAKQAYSLRVPAAWSGRIWGRHECSFDASGKGSCATGDCGGSLYCNGLGGVPPATLAEITLGEEDFYDVSLVDGYNLAVSITPFRGKGKCSRAGCISDLNAMCPVGLQVKSHDKKVVACKSACFAFNSPRYCCTGSFGNPQTCKPTAYSKIFKAACPRAYSYAYDDPTSIATCSGGNYLVTFCPHH from the exons ATGGGGAAGTACATGAGGCCTCTCCTTGCTCTGTTCTGTGTTGCTGCCTTCTTTGCTTACATTTCAG AGGTCTCAGCAACCACAATAGCATTCTACAACAAATGTGAACACCCAGTATGGCCTGGAATCCAACCTAGTGCAGGGAAACCCATTCTAGCAAGAGGTGGGTTTAAGCTAAATGCAAAGCAAGCCTACTCCCTCCGAGTCCCTGCAGCTTGGTCAGGCCGCATATGGGGTCGCCATGAGTGTTCCTTCGATGCCTCCGGCAAAGGCAGCTGCGCCACTGGCGATTGTGGTGGTTCTCTCTACTGTAATGGCCTAGGAGGAGTACCCCCTGCAACCCTTGCAGAGATAACACTTGGAGAAGAAGATTTCTATGATGTAAGCCTCGTTGATGGCTACAACCTTGCAGTCTCCATTACCCCATTTAGGGGAAAGGGGAAATGTAGCCGTGCGGGTTGTATTAGTGACCTGAACGCAATGTGCCCAGTTGGGTTGCAGGTGAAATCTCATGACAAGAAGGTTGTGGCTTGCAAGAGTGCTTGCTTTGCCTTCAACTCTCCAAGGTACTGCTGCACTGGAAGCTTTGGGAACCCACAGACATGTAAACCTACTGCGTATTCCAAGATCTTCAAAGCTGCTTGTCCTAGAGCGTATTCGTATGCTTATGATGATCCCACTAGCATAGCTACTTGCAGTGGTGGAAACTACTTGGTTACCTTCTGTCCTCACCATTAG